The proteins below come from a single Mus musculus strain C57BL/6J chromosome 5, GRCm38.p6 C57BL/6J genomic window:
- the Serpine1 gene encoding plasminogen activator inhibitor 1 precursor, which yields MQMSSALACLILGLVLVSGKGFTLPLRESHTAHQATDFGVKVFQQVVQASKDRNVVFSPYGVSSVLAMLQMTTAGKTRRQIQDAMGFKVNEKGTAHALRQLSKELMGPWNKNEISTADAIFVQRDLELVQGFMPHFFKLFQTMVKQVDFSEVERARFIINDWVERHTKGMISDLLAKGAVDELTRLVLVNALYFSGQWKTPFLEASTHQRLFHKSDGSTVSVPMMAQSNKFNYTEFTTPDGLEYDVVELPYQGDTLSMFIAAPFEKDVHLSALTNILDAELIRQWKGNMTRLPRLLILPKFSLETEVDLRGPLEKLGMPDMFSATLADFTSLSDQEQLSVAQALQKVRIEVNESGTVASSSTAFVISARMAPTEMVIDRSFLFVVRHNPTETILFMGQVMEP from the exons ATGCAGATGTCTTCAGCCCTTGCTTGCCTCATCCTGGGCCTGGTTCTGGTCTCTGGGAAAGGGTTCACTTTACCCCTCCGAGAATCCCACACAGCCCATCAGGCCACCGACTTCGGAGTAAAAGTGTTTCAGCAGGTGGTCCAGGCCTCCAAAGACCGGAATGTGGTCTTCTCTCCCTATGGCGTGTCCTCGGTGCTGGCTATGCTGCAGATGACCACAGCGGGGAAAACCCGGCGGCAGATCCAAGATGCTATGGGATTCAAAGTCAATG AGAAGGGCACAGCTCATGCCCTCCGCCAGCTCTCCAAGGAGCTCATGGGGCCGTGGAACAAGAATGAGATCAGTACTGCGGATGCCATCTTTGTCCAGCGGGACCTAGAGCTGGTCCAGGGCTTCATGCCCCACTTCTTCAAGCTCTTCCAGACTATGGTGAAACAGGTGGACTTCTCAGAAGTGGAAAGAGCCAGATTTATCATCAATGACTGGGTGGAAAGGCATACCAAAG GTATGATCAGTGACTTACTGGCCAAGGGGGCTGTAGACGAGCTGACACGCCTGGTGCTGGTGAATGCCCTCTACTTCAGTGGCCAATGGAAGACTCCTTTCTTAGAGGCCAGCACCCACCAGCGCCTCTTCCACAAGTCTGATGGCAGCACCGTCTCTGTGCCCATGATGGCTCAGAGCAACAAGTTCAACTACA CTGAGTTCACCACCCCCGATGGGCTCGAGTATGACGTTGTGGAACTGCCCTACCAGGGCGACACCCTCAGCATGTTCATCGCTGCACCCTTTGAGAAAGATGTGCACCTCTCCGCCCTCACCAACATCTTGGATGCTGAACTCATCAGACAATGGAAGGGCAACATGACCAGGCTGCCCCGCCTCCTCATCCTGCCTAA GTTCTCTCTGGAGACTGAAGTGGACCTCAGAGGGCCCCTGGAGAAGTTGGGCATGCCTGACATGTTTAGTGCAACCCTGGCCGACTTCACAAGTCTTTCCG ACCAAGAGCAGCTCTCTGTAGCACAGGCACTGCAAAAGGTCAGGATCGAGGTAAACGAGAGCGGCACAGTGGCGTCTTCCTCCACAG CCTTTGTCATCTCAGCCCGCATGGCCCCCACGGAGATGGTTATAGACCGATCCTTTCTCTTTGTGGTTCGGCACAACCCGACAG AGACAATCCTCTTCATGGGCCAAGTGATGGAGCCTTGA